The DNA segment CGCATCCTGCCGGAAGCCGACGTGCACCGGCTGCTCGCGCTGGAGACGCAACCGCGCAACCATGCCTTGCTGCGCCTGCTCTACGCGAGCGGGCTGCGCGTCTCGGAAGCCACAGCCCTGCGCTGGCGCGACCTGCAACCCGCCGGCGACGCCGGCCAGGTCACGGTCTGGGGGAAGGGCGAGAAGGAACGCACGGTGCGGCTGCCGGCCGGCGTCTTCGCCGAGCTGCTGCGGCTCCGCGGCGACGCCTCAGGCGATGCCCCGGTCTTCCGCTCGCGCAAACGCGGCGGGAAGCTTTCCAGCTCGCAGGCCGAACGCATCGTGCGCGCGGCCGCGCAGCGGGCGGGGATTATGGCGCCTGTCTCGCCGCACTGGCTGCGGCACGCACTGGCGTCGCACAGCCTTGACCGCGGCTGCCCGATCCACGTCCTGCAACAGACGCTCGGCCACAGCAGCCTTGCCACCACGAGCCGCTACAGCCATGCACGACCGGGCGACTCTGCCGGCCTCTACGTCGCAGTGTAGAAGCAGCGGGCATTATCTATATCGCGCGGCGATATCTCTGCCATATGCTGCACAGCATCAGGTTCCGTGTGCCACGGCACGGACTGCTCTACATGGAGGCACCCCGCCATGCAGCACGACGAAGAGATATCCGGTTCCTTGACCGATGGAGGGCAGTACCGCGTCACAAGCTACATGCTCGAGCTGACCAAACCCGACGGCAGCATTGCCGGCACGATGGACGTAAAGGACATGCGCGCCGTCGATCGCAAGGGAAGCACGGTCAGTGTGCGCGGTCGCACTGGGCGGGTCTACCCGATTGAGGGCGCGACGCTTGACGACGCCGGACGACTCGAAACGGCGTTGCGGTCGATCATCAGCGCCAATGGCCAGACGGCAACCGTACAACGCGGAGGCGGC comes from the Dehalococcoidia bacterium genome and includes:
- a CDS encoding tyrosine-type recombinase/integrase — encoded protein: MTATLTPIPPTPERALVAADSAEDRLIAQWLHGRSLHTQAAYRTAWRAFRACCTAPLDHVTLADLQAWADQLAGCELAAASQALRLTALKSLLTFGHTLGVLPVNAGAALRVPGRRSRLAERILPEADVHRLLALETQPRNHALLRLLYASGLRVSEATALRWRDLQPAGDAGQVTVWGKGEKERTVRLPAGVFAELLRLRGDASGDAPVFRSRKRGGKLSSSQAERIVRAAAQRAGIMAPVSPHWLRHALASHSLDRGCPIHVLQQTLGHSSLATTSRYSHARPGDSAGLYVAV